A window of Sebastes umbrosus isolate fSebUmb1 chromosome 3, fSebUmb1.pri, whole genome shotgun sequence contains these coding sequences:
- the ctnnd1 gene encoding catenin delta-1 isoform X4 — protein sequence MEPGQVVQETYTVEEDPQEAPPVVSVETSEDGTTRRTETTVKKVVKTTTTRTVIPSVSDTLSLDGGGSVTGMGGYNAPVVYRQAPGGVVPMDYPTHTVPMDYPTHTVPRNYHYAPPGGYDDYRTGPSTDAYASLSRGARMDDRYRPVHPDGYRTLDPSYRAPSRNQLDPYAAQPQVGRMGSAMELSSIQRFVPEPYGLEDDQRSMGYDEPDYGMGHPMHYSTVPRNLHGFPHGPPRRTGSYEGTLDGDMSGPGDMYYWGGGAPLAQGERGSMASLDSTLRKAPGPGPGGWRQPELPEVIAMLNYRLDPVRSNAAAYLQHLTYKNDKVKCDVRRLKGIPALVCMLDNPNKEVHYAACGALKNISYGKDQDNKIAIKNCDGVPALVRLLRKTRDQDLTDTITGTLWNLSSHDSVKMEIVDHALHALSDEVMVPHSGWERGSNGAGGGEENCKPRHLEWETALTNTAGCLRNVSSERSEARRKLRECTGLVDSLMYIVQSQIDCKDVDNKLIENSVCLLRNLSYQVHREIPGYERYQEAAPLNQGPAPSSQKGGCFSSRKSKDEWFSKGRKEEDAAADIIDIPKRTTPAKGYELLYQPEVVRIYTSLLKESKNPTVLEASAGAVQNLCAGRWTYGRYIRALLRQEKGLPMMTELLAHGNDRVVRAMSGALRNMAIDARNRDLLGKHAVPHLVANLPGGGQSQPVRALSEETVVSVLSTLHEVLGSSMEAAKTLRASQGIERLVLINKDGNRSEREVRGAGLVLQTVWGYKELRRTLEKDGWKKTDFMVNLNPPSNNTRANGGYEDSTLPLIDKGGKGDREMIPMNDLGPDAYSTLDQRGRRNTLDNTLDPADKDAVQGGMYGERQASLPLMDSYDEKLIVCITRRQPPPTYCPC from the exons ATGGAGCCTGGTCAGGTGGTGCAGGAGACATACACGGTGGAGGAAGATCCCCAGGAGGCGCCACCTGTTGTCTCTGTAGAGACCAGTGAAGATGGGACCACGCGGCGCACAGAAACCACG gTAAAGAAAGTGGTAAAGACCACCACCACTCGCACAGTCATCCCCTCCGTGTCAGACACACTTTCCCTGGATGGTGGGGGTTCAGTGACAGGTATGGGGGGCTACAATGCACCCGTGGTCTACAGACAGGCACCCGGGGGTGTCGTGCCCATGGACTACCCCACTCACACCGTGCCCATGGACTACCCCACTCACACCGTGCCCCGCAACTACCACTACGCACCGCCAGGGGGCTACGACGACTACCGCACTGGACCCTCAACTGATGCCTACGCTAGCCTTAGCAGGGGAGCTCGCATGGATGATCGCTACAG ACCGGTTCATCCAGATGGTTACAGAACTCTGGATCCAAGCTACAGAGCCCCCAGCAGGAACCAACTGGACCCCTATGCTGCTCAGCCACAG GTGGGGCGTATGGGAAGTGCCATGGAGCTATCCTCAATCCAGAGGTTTGTCCCAGAACCGTACGGTCTGGAGGATGACCAGCGCAGCATGGGCTATGATGAGCCTGACTATGGCATGGGACACCCAATGCACTACAGCACTGTACCCCGCAACCTTCATGGGTTCCCTCATGGGCCCCCACGCAGGACTGG GAGTTACGAGGGTACCTTGGATGGTGACATGAGCGGCCCAGGGGACATGTACTATTGGGGAGGAGGAGCGCCACTGGCCCAGGGTGAAAGAGGCAGCATGGCTTCATTGGACAGCACTCTAAGGAAAGCTCCCGGCCCCGGCCCCGGCGGCTGGCGTCAACCGGAGCTGCCAGAGGTCATCGCCATGCTGAACTACAGGCTGGACCCCGTCAGGAGCAACGCAGCTGCATACCTGCAGCATCTCACCTACAAGAATGATAAA GTGAAGTGCGATGTGCGTCGACTGAAAGGAATCCCAGCTCTGGTCTGTATGCTTGACAACCCAAACAAAGAG GTTCACTACGCAGCCTGTGGAGCGCTAAAGAACATCTCGTATGGAAAAGATCAAGACAACAAGATCGCCATCAAGAACTGTGACGGGGTGCCTGCTCTGGTCAGGCTGCTGAGGAAGACCCGTGACCAGGACCTCACTGACACCATCACAG GGACGCTGTGGAACCTGTCGTCCCACGACTCTGTGAAAATGGAGATCGTGGACCATGCACTGCACGCCCTCTCCGACGAGGTGATGGTGCCCCATTCAGGCTGGGAGCGAGGGAGCAAcggagcaggaggaggggaggagaactGCAAGCCCAGACATCTTGAGTGGGAGACGGCCCTCACCAACACAGCAGGCTGCCTGAG AAATGTGAGTTCAGAGCGAAGCGAGGCAAGGAGGAAGCTGAGGGAGTGCACAGGATTGGTCGACTCGCTcatgtacattgtccaatcccAGATTGACTGTAAAGACGTTGACAATAAG TTGATAGAGAACAGCGTGTGCCTGCTGAGGAACTTGTCCTATCAGGTGCATCGTGAAATCCCCGGCTATGAGCGCTACCAGGAGGCCGCGCCCCTCAACCAGGGCCCCGCCCCCTCCAGCCAGAAGGGGGGCTGCTTCAGCTCTCGCAAGAGCAAAG ATGAGTGGTTTTCCAAAG GTAGGAAAGAAGAGGATGCAGCTGCAGACATAATAGACATTCCAAAGAGGACCACACCTGCTAAAG GCTATGAGCTGCTGTACCAGCCGGAGGTGGTCCGCATCTATACCTCTCTGCTAAAGGAGTCCAAGAACCCCACCGTGCTGGAAGCCTCGGCTGGAGCCGTTCAGAATCTGTGTGCCGGACGCTGGACT TATGGGCGATACATCCGTGCCTTGCTGCGCCAGGAGAAGGGTCTGCCCATGATGACTGAGCTGCTGGCCCACGGCAATGACCGCGTGGTCCGCGCCATGTCTGGAGCCCTTCGCAACATGGCCATTGACGCACGCAACAGAGATCTACTAG GCAAACATGCGGTGCCTCACCTGGTGGCCAACCTGCCCGGCGGTGGTCAGAGTCAGCCGGTGCGAGCGCTGTCGGAAGAGACGGTGGTGTCGGTATTGAGCACGCTCCACGAGGTGCTGGGCTCCAGCATGGAAGCAGCCAAGACCCTCAGGGCCTCGCAGGGAATAGAGAGACTGGTGCTCATTAACAAGGACGG TAATCGCTCTGAGCGGGAGGTGCGTGGGGCCGGCCTGGTGCTGCAGACAGTGTGGGGCTACAAGGAGCTGCGGCGCACTTTGGAGAAGGACGGCTGGAAGAAGACGGACTTCATGGTCAACCTAAACCCCCCCAGCAACAACACCAGGGCCAACGGAGGATATGAGGACAGCACTCTGCCGCTCATAGACAAAG GGGGCAAAGGGGACCGGGAAATGATTCCAATGAATGACTTGGGACCAG ATGCCTACTCCACACTGGACCAGAGAGGTAGAAGGAACACTCTGGATAACACACTCGATCCTGCTGACAAAGATGCAGTACAG ggagGGATGTATGGGGAGAGGCAGGCCTCTTTGCCTCTAATGGATTCTTACGATG AAAAACTGATTGTGTGCATCACAAGACGACAGCCTCCTCCCACCTACTGCCCTTGCTGA
- the ctnnd1 gene encoding catenin delta-1 isoform X1, translating to MEQCASTASLLASVREQERQFEMLSRALEEERRSCAGTLPRPLPNMQNGRIPCDADIERLTLNEGYINGTHHFRMEPGQVVQETYTVEEDPQEAPPVVSVETSEDGTTRRTETTVKKVVKTTTTRTVIPSVSDTLSLDGGGSVTGMGGYNAPVVYRQAPGGVVPMDYPTHTVPMDYPTHTVPRNYHYAPPGGYDDYRTGPSTDAYASLSRGARMDDRYRPVHPDGYRTLDPSYRAPSRNQLDPYAAQPQVGRMGSAMELSSIQRFVPEPYGLEDDQRSMGYDEPDYGMGHPMHYSTVPRNLHGFPHGPPRRTGSYEGTLDGDMSGPGDMYYWGGGAPLAQGERGSMASLDSTLRKAPGPGPGGWRQPELPEVIAMLNYRLDPVRSNAAAYLQHLTYKNDKVKCDVRRLKGIPALVCMLDNPNKEVHYAACGALKNISYGKDQDNKIAIKNCDGVPALVRLLRKTRDQDLTDTITGTLWNLSSHDSVKMEIVDHALHALSDEVMVPHSGWERGSNGAGGGEENCKPRHLEWETALTNTAGCLRNVSSERSEARRKLRECTGLVDSLMYIVQSQIDCKDVDNKLIENSVCLLRNLSYQVHREIPGYERYQEAAPLNQGPAPSSQKGGCFSSRKSKDEWFSKGRKEEDAAADIIDIPKRTTPAKGYELLYQPEVVRIYTSLLKESKNPTVLEASAGAVQNLCAGRWTYGRYIRALLRQEKGLPMMTELLAHGNDRVVRAMSGALRNMAIDARNRDLLGKHAVPHLVANLPGGGQSQPVRALSEETVVSVLSTLHEVLGSSMEAAKTLRASQGIERLVLINKDGNRSEREVRGAGLVLQTVWGYKELRRTLEKDGWKKTDFMVNLNPPSNNTRANGGYEDSTLPLIDKGGKGDREMIPMNDLGPDAYSTLDQRGRRNTLDNTLDPADKDAVQGGMYGERQASLPLMDSYDEKLIVCITRRQPPPTYCPC from the exons ATGGAGCAGTGTGCGAGTACGGCCTCCCTGCTGGCCTCGGTGCGGGAGCAGGAGAGGCAGTTTGAGATGCTGAGCCGAGCTCTGGAGGAGGAGCGGAGGTCGTGTGCCGGCACCCTGCCCCGCCCCCTCCCCAACATGCAG AACGGCCGCATTCCTTGTGATGCAGACATAGAGAGGCTGACACTGAACGAGGGTTACATCAACGGGACACATCAT TTCAGGATGGAGCCTGGTCAGGTGGTGCAGGAGACATACACGGTGGAGGAAGATCCCCAGGAGGCGCCACCTGTTGTCTCTGTAGAGACCAGTGAAGATGGGACCACGCGGCGCACAGAAACCACG gTAAAGAAAGTGGTAAAGACCACCACCACTCGCACAGTCATCCCCTCCGTGTCAGACACACTTTCCCTGGATGGTGGGGGTTCAGTGACAGGTATGGGGGGCTACAATGCACCCGTGGTCTACAGACAGGCACCCGGGGGTGTCGTGCCCATGGACTACCCCACTCACACCGTGCCCATGGACTACCCCACTCACACCGTGCCCCGCAACTACCACTACGCACCGCCAGGGGGCTACGACGACTACCGCACTGGACCCTCAACTGATGCCTACGCTAGCCTTAGCAGGGGAGCTCGCATGGATGATCGCTACAG ACCGGTTCATCCAGATGGTTACAGAACTCTGGATCCAAGCTACAGAGCCCCCAGCAGGAACCAACTGGACCCCTATGCTGCTCAGCCACAG GTGGGGCGTATGGGAAGTGCCATGGAGCTATCCTCAATCCAGAGGTTTGTCCCAGAACCGTACGGTCTGGAGGATGACCAGCGCAGCATGGGCTATGATGAGCCTGACTATGGCATGGGACACCCAATGCACTACAGCACTGTACCCCGCAACCTTCATGGGTTCCCTCATGGGCCCCCACGCAGGACTGG GAGTTACGAGGGTACCTTGGATGGTGACATGAGCGGCCCAGGGGACATGTACTATTGGGGAGGAGGAGCGCCACTGGCCCAGGGTGAAAGAGGCAGCATGGCTTCATTGGACAGCACTCTAAGGAAAGCTCCCGGCCCCGGCCCCGGCGGCTGGCGTCAACCGGAGCTGCCAGAGGTCATCGCCATGCTGAACTACAGGCTGGACCCCGTCAGGAGCAACGCAGCTGCATACCTGCAGCATCTCACCTACAAGAATGATAAA GTGAAGTGCGATGTGCGTCGACTGAAAGGAATCCCAGCTCTGGTCTGTATGCTTGACAACCCAAACAAAGAG GTTCACTACGCAGCCTGTGGAGCGCTAAAGAACATCTCGTATGGAAAAGATCAAGACAACAAGATCGCCATCAAGAACTGTGACGGGGTGCCTGCTCTGGTCAGGCTGCTGAGGAAGACCCGTGACCAGGACCTCACTGACACCATCACAG GGACGCTGTGGAACCTGTCGTCCCACGACTCTGTGAAAATGGAGATCGTGGACCATGCACTGCACGCCCTCTCCGACGAGGTGATGGTGCCCCATTCAGGCTGGGAGCGAGGGAGCAAcggagcaggaggaggggaggagaactGCAAGCCCAGACATCTTGAGTGGGAGACGGCCCTCACCAACACAGCAGGCTGCCTGAG AAATGTGAGTTCAGAGCGAAGCGAGGCAAGGAGGAAGCTGAGGGAGTGCACAGGATTGGTCGACTCGCTcatgtacattgtccaatcccAGATTGACTGTAAAGACGTTGACAATAAG TTGATAGAGAACAGCGTGTGCCTGCTGAGGAACTTGTCCTATCAGGTGCATCGTGAAATCCCCGGCTATGAGCGCTACCAGGAGGCCGCGCCCCTCAACCAGGGCCCCGCCCCCTCCAGCCAGAAGGGGGGCTGCTTCAGCTCTCGCAAGAGCAAAG ATGAGTGGTTTTCCAAAG GTAGGAAAGAAGAGGATGCAGCTGCAGACATAATAGACATTCCAAAGAGGACCACACCTGCTAAAG GCTATGAGCTGCTGTACCAGCCGGAGGTGGTCCGCATCTATACCTCTCTGCTAAAGGAGTCCAAGAACCCCACCGTGCTGGAAGCCTCGGCTGGAGCCGTTCAGAATCTGTGTGCCGGACGCTGGACT TATGGGCGATACATCCGTGCCTTGCTGCGCCAGGAGAAGGGTCTGCCCATGATGACTGAGCTGCTGGCCCACGGCAATGACCGCGTGGTCCGCGCCATGTCTGGAGCCCTTCGCAACATGGCCATTGACGCACGCAACAGAGATCTACTAG GCAAACATGCGGTGCCTCACCTGGTGGCCAACCTGCCCGGCGGTGGTCAGAGTCAGCCGGTGCGAGCGCTGTCGGAAGAGACGGTGGTGTCGGTATTGAGCACGCTCCACGAGGTGCTGGGCTCCAGCATGGAAGCAGCCAAGACCCTCAGGGCCTCGCAGGGAATAGAGAGACTGGTGCTCATTAACAAGGACGG TAATCGCTCTGAGCGGGAGGTGCGTGGGGCCGGCCTGGTGCTGCAGACAGTGTGGGGCTACAAGGAGCTGCGGCGCACTTTGGAGAAGGACGGCTGGAAGAAGACGGACTTCATGGTCAACCTAAACCCCCCCAGCAACAACACCAGGGCCAACGGAGGATATGAGGACAGCACTCTGCCGCTCATAGACAAAG GGGGCAAAGGGGACCGGGAAATGATTCCAATGAATGACTTGGGACCAG ATGCCTACTCCACACTGGACCAGAGAGGTAGAAGGAACACTCTGGATAACACACTCGATCCTGCTGACAAAGATGCAGTACAG ggagGGATGTATGGGGAGAGGCAGGCCTCTTTGCCTCTAATGGATTCTTACGATG AAAAACTGATTGTGTGCATCACAAGACGACAGCCTCCTCCCACCTACTGCCCTTGCTGA
- the ctnnd1 gene encoding catenin delta-1 isoform X2, which produces MEQCASTASLLASVREQERQFEMLSRALEEERRSCAGTLPRPLPNMQNGRIPCDADIERLTLNEGYINGTHHFRMEPGQVVQETYTVEEDPQEAPPVVSVETSEDGTTRRTETTVKKVVKTTTTRTVIPSVSDTLSLDGGGSVTGMGGYNAPVVYRQAPGGVVPMDYPTHTVPMDYPTHTVPRNYHYAPPGGYDDYRTGPSTDAYASLSRGARMDDRYRPVHPDGYRTLDPSYRAPSRNQLDPYAAQPQVGRMGSAMELSSIQRFVPEPYGLEDDQRSMGYDEPDYGMGHPMHYSTVPRNLHGFPHGPPRRTGSYEGTLDGDMSGPGDMYYWGGGAPLAQGERGSMASLDSTLRKAPGPGPGGWRQPELPEVIAMLNYRLDPVRSNAAAYLQHLTYKNDKVKCDVRRLKGIPALVCMLDNPNKEVHYAACGALKNISYGKDQDNKIAIKNCDGVPALVRLLRKTRDQDLTDTITGTLWNLSSHDSVKMEIVDHALHALSDEVMVPHSGWERGSNGAGGGEENCKPRHLEWETALTNTAGCLRNVSSERSEARRKLRECTGLVDSLMYIVQSQIDCKDVDNKLIENSVCLLRNLSYQVHREIPGYERYQEAAPLNQGPAPSSQKGGCFSSRKSKGRKEEDAAADIIDIPKRTTPAKGYELLYQPEVVRIYTSLLKESKNPTVLEASAGAVQNLCAGRWTYGRYIRALLRQEKGLPMMTELLAHGNDRVVRAMSGALRNMAIDARNRDLLGKHAVPHLVANLPGGGQSQPVRALSEETVVSVLSTLHEVLGSSMEAAKTLRASQGIERLVLINKDGNRSEREVRGAGLVLQTVWGYKELRRTLEKDGWKKTDFMVNLNPPSNNTRANGGYEDSTLPLIDKGGKGDREMIPMNDLGPDAYSTLDQRGRRNTLDNTLDPADKDAVQGGMYGERQASLPLMDSYDEKLIVCITRRQPPPTYCPC; this is translated from the exons ATGGAGCAGTGTGCGAGTACGGCCTCCCTGCTGGCCTCGGTGCGGGAGCAGGAGAGGCAGTTTGAGATGCTGAGCCGAGCTCTGGAGGAGGAGCGGAGGTCGTGTGCCGGCACCCTGCCCCGCCCCCTCCCCAACATGCAG AACGGCCGCATTCCTTGTGATGCAGACATAGAGAGGCTGACACTGAACGAGGGTTACATCAACGGGACACATCAT TTCAGGATGGAGCCTGGTCAGGTGGTGCAGGAGACATACACGGTGGAGGAAGATCCCCAGGAGGCGCCACCTGTTGTCTCTGTAGAGACCAGTGAAGATGGGACCACGCGGCGCACAGAAACCACG gTAAAGAAAGTGGTAAAGACCACCACCACTCGCACAGTCATCCCCTCCGTGTCAGACACACTTTCCCTGGATGGTGGGGGTTCAGTGACAGGTATGGGGGGCTACAATGCACCCGTGGTCTACAGACAGGCACCCGGGGGTGTCGTGCCCATGGACTACCCCACTCACACCGTGCCCATGGACTACCCCACTCACACCGTGCCCCGCAACTACCACTACGCACCGCCAGGGGGCTACGACGACTACCGCACTGGACCCTCAACTGATGCCTACGCTAGCCTTAGCAGGGGAGCTCGCATGGATGATCGCTACAG ACCGGTTCATCCAGATGGTTACAGAACTCTGGATCCAAGCTACAGAGCCCCCAGCAGGAACCAACTGGACCCCTATGCTGCTCAGCCACAG GTGGGGCGTATGGGAAGTGCCATGGAGCTATCCTCAATCCAGAGGTTTGTCCCAGAACCGTACGGTCTGGAGGATGACCAGCGCAGCATGGGCTATGATGAGCCTGACTATGGCATGGGACACCCAATGCACTACAGCACTGTACCCCGCAACCTTCATGGGTTCCCTCATGGGCCCCCACGCAGGACTGG GAGTTACGAGGGTACCTTGGATGGTGACATGAGCGGCCCAGGGGACATGTACTATTGGGGAGGAGGAGCGCCACTGGCCCAGGGTGAAAGAGGCAGCATGGCTTCATTGGACAGCACTCTAAGGAAAGCTCCCGGCCCCGGCCCCGGCGGCTGGCGTCAACCGGAGCTGCCAGAGGTCATCGCCATGCTGAACTACAGGCTGGACCCCGTCAGGAGCAACGCAGCTGCATACCTGCAGCATCTCACCTACAAGAATGATAAA GTGAAGTGCGATGTGCGTCGACTGAAAGGAATCCCAGCTCTGGTCTGTATGCTTGACAACCCAAACAAAGAG GTTCACTACGCAGCCTGTGGAGCGCTAAAGAACATCTCGTATGGAAAAGATCAAGACAACAAGATCGCCATCAAGAACTGTGACGGGGTGCCTGCTCTGGTCAGGCTGCTGAGGAAGACCCGTGACCAGGACCTCACTGACACCATCACAG GGACGCTGTGGAACCTGTCGTCCCACGACTCTGTGAAAATGGAGATCGTGGACCATGCACTGCACGCCCTCTCCGACGAGGTGATGGTGCCCCATTCAGGCTGGGAGCGAGGGAGCAAcggagcaggaggaggggaggagaactGCAAGCCCAGACATCTTGAGTGGGAGACGGCCCTCACCAACACAGCAGGCTGCCTGAG AAATGTGAGTTCAGAGCGAAGCGAGGCAAGGAGGAAGCTGAGGGAGTGCACAGGATTGGTCGACTCGCTcatgtacattgtccaatcccAGATTGACTGTAAAGACGTTGACAATAAG TTGATAGAGAACAGCGTGTGCCTGCTGAGGAACTTGTCCTATCAGGTGCATCGTGAAATCCCCGGCTATGAGCGCTACCAGGAGGCCGCGCCCCTCAACCAGGGCCCCGCCCCCTCCAGCCAGAAGGGGGGCTGCTTCAGCTCTCGCAAGAGCAAAG GTAGGAAAGAAGAGGATGCAGCTGCAGACATAATAGACATTCCAAAGAGGACCACACCTGCTAAAG GCTATGAGCTGCTGTACCAGCCGGAGGTGGTCCGCATCTATACCTCTCTGCTAAAGGAGTCCAAGAACCCCACCGTGCTGGAAGCCTCGGCTGGAGCCGTTCAGAATCTGTGTGCCGGACGCTGGACT TATGGGCGATACATCCGTGCCTTGCTGCGCCAGGAGAAGGGTCTGCCCATGATGACTGAGCTGCTGGCCCACGGCAATGACCGCGTGGTCCGCGCCATGTCTGGAGCCCTTCGCAACATGGCCATTGACGCACGCAACAGAGATCTACTAG GCAAACATGCGGTGCCTCACCTGGTGGCCAACCTGCCCGGCGGTGGTCAGAGTCAGCCGGTGCGAGCGCTGTCGGAAGAGACGGTGGTGTCGGTATTGAGCACGCTCCACGAGGTGCTGGGCTCCAGCATGGAAGCAGCCAAGACCCTCAGGGCCTCGCAGGGAATAGAGAGACTGGTGCTCATTAACAAGGACGG TAATCGCTCTGAGCGGGAGGTGCGTGGGGCCGGCCTGGTGCTGCAGACAGTGTGGGGCTACAAGGAGCTGCGGCGCACTTTGGAGAAGGACGGCTGGAAGAAGACGGACTTCATGGTCAACCTAAACCCCCCCAGCAACAACACCAGGGCCAACGGAGGATATGAGGACAGCACTCTGCCGCTCATAGACAAAG GGGGCAAAGGGGACCGGGAAATGATTCCAATGAATGACTTGGGACCAG ATGCCTACTCCACACTGGACCAGAGAGGTAGAAGGAACACTCTGGATAACACACTCGATCCTGCTGACAAAGATGCAGTACAG ggagGGATGTATGGGGAGAGGCAGGCCTCTTTGCCTCTAATGGATTCTTACGATG AAAAACTGATTGTGTGCATCACAAGACGACAGCCTCCTCCCACCTACTGCCCTTGCTGA